In a genomic window of Enterobacter asburiae:
- a CDS encoding ABC transporter permease subunit (The N-terminal region of this protein, as described by TIGR01726, is a three transmembrane segment that identifies a subfamily of ABC transporter permease subunits, which specificities that include histidine, arginine, glutamine, glutamate, L-cystine (sic), the opines (in Agrobacterium) octopine and nopaline, etc.) has protein sequence MTKAILSHSSRPASSTGGRFILWARKNLFSSWSNSLLTIVCLWLMWELIPPLLNWAFLQANWVGSTRADCTKAGACWVFIHERFGQFMYGLYPHEQRWRINLALAIGLLSVAVMFWKKLPHRGRYIAVWTVVYPIIVWVLMYGGFLGLERVETRQWGGLTLTLIIASVGIAGALPWGILLALGRRSKMPVVRVLSVIFIEFWRGVPLITVLFMSSVMLPLFMAEGTTIDKLIRALVGVILFQSAYVAEVVRGGLQALPKGQYEAAESLALGYWKTQGLVILPQALKLVIPGLVNTIIALFKDTSLVIIIGLFDLFSSVQQATVDPVWLGMSTEGYVFAALIYWIFCFSMSRYSQHLEKRFNTGRTPH, from the coding sequence ATGACAAAAGCGATACTGTCGCACTCCTCGCGCCCTGCCAGCTCGACAGGTGGACGTTTCATTCTCTGGGCACGCAAGAATCTGTTCTCCAGCTGGAGCAACAGCCTGCTGACGATTGTCTGCCTGTGGCTCATGTGGGAATTAATTCCTCCCCTACTGAACTGGGCATTTTTACAGGCCAACTGGGTCGGTTCAACCCGAGCTGACTGCACAAAAGCCGGTGCCTGCTGGGTATTTATTCATGAACGTTTCGGTCAGTTCATGTATGGATTGTATCCCCATGAACAGCGCTGGCGGATTAATCTGGCGCTGGCCATCGGCCTGCTCTCTGTCGCGGTCATGTTCTGGAAAAAGCTGCCTCATCGTGGACGCTATATTGCCGTCTGGACAGTGGTTTATCCGATTATTGTCTGGGTGCTGATGTATGGCGGTTTCCTGGGGCTGGAACGCGTTGAAACACGCCAGTGGGGCGGTCTGACGTTGACATTGATTATCGCTTCAGTGGGGATAGCCGGCGCGCTACCGTGGGGGATTTTACTGGCCCTGGGACGCCGTTCAAAAATGCCGGTCGTTCGCGTGCTCTCCGTTATCTTCATTGAGTTCTGGCGCGGAGTACCGCTCATCACCGTACTGTTTATGTCGTCGGTCATGCTGCCGCTGTTTATGGCAGAGGGTACAACGATAGACAAACTGATCCGTGCCCTGGTCGGGGTGATTCTCTTCCAGTCCGCCTATGTCGCTGAAGTTGTACGCGGTGGACTGCAGGCGTTGCCCAAAGGCCAGTACGAAGCGGCGGAATCGCTGGCGCTCGGTTACTGGAAGACGCAGGGGCTGGTGATCCTTCCGCAAGCGCTCAAGCTGGTTATCCCTGGGCTGGTCAATACGATCATTGCTCTCTTTAAAGATACCAGCCTGGTGATCATCATTGGATTGTTCGATCTCTTTAGCAGCGTGCAACAGGCAACCGTTGACCCTGTCTGGCTGGGCATGTCCACCGAAGGATATGTCTTTGCAGCTCTGATCTACTGGATCTTTTGTTTTAGCATGTCGCGCTACAGCCAGCATCTGGAAAAGCGCTTTAACACCGGGCGTACACCGCACTGA
- a CDS encoding amino acid ABC transporter ATP-binding protein has translation MSQITMTPADAMITLENVNKWYGQFHVLKDINLKVKQGERIVLCGPSGSGKSTTIRCINHLEEHQQGRIVVDGIELNEDIRNIERVRQEVGMVFQHFNLFPHLTVLQNCTLAPIWVRKMPKQEAEALAMHYLERVRIAEHANKFPGQISGGQQQRVAIARSLCMKPKIMLFDEPTSALDPEMVKEVLDTMIGLAQSGMTMLCVTHEMGFARTVADRVIFMDRGEIVEQAPPDEFFAHPKSERTRAFLSQVIH, from the coding sequence ATGAGCCAAATAACTATGACACCCGCCGACGCGATGATTACGCTGGAAAACGTGAATAAATGGTATGGACAGTTTCATGTCCTGAAAGACATTAATCTTAAGGTAAAGCAAGGCGAACGCATCGTCCTTTGCGGCCCTTCCGGTTCAGGTAAATCCACAACCATTCGCTGTATTAACCATCTTGAAGAACATCAGCAAGGACGCATTGTTGTAGATGGCATCGAGCTGAATGAAGATATCCGCAATATCGAACGCGTGCGCCAGGAAGTGGGTATGGTATTCCAGCACTTTAATCTTTTTCCACACCTGACCGTTCTGCAGAACTGTACGCTTGCGCCTATTTGGGTCCGAAAAATGCCGAAACAGGAAGCGGAAGCGCTGGCGATGCACTACCTGGAACGCGTTCGTATCGCGGAGCATGCCAATAAGTTTCCCGGCCAGATCTCGGGCGGGCAACAGCAGCGTGTGGCTATCGCCCGTTCGCTGTGCATGAAACCCAAAATCATGCTGTTTGACGAACCGACATCTGCGCTGGATCCCGAAATGGTGAAAGAGGTACTGGATACCATGATTGGGCTGGCGCAATCCGGTATGACGATGTTGTGCGTAACGCATGAGATGGGTTTTGCCAGAACGGTAGCTGACCGGGTGATCTTTATGGACCGCGGAGAGATTGTTGAGCAGGCGCCGCCGGATGAGTTCTTTGCGCATCCGAAGTCAGAACGTACGCGAGCATTCCTGTCGCAGGTGATTCATTAG
- a CDS encoding gamma carbonic anhydrase family protein, which yields MSAVLRPYKHLFPQKGDRVMIDATSVVIGDVRMADDVSIWPLVAIRGDVNYVSIGARTNIQDGSVLHVTHKSSYNPQGNPLIIGEEVTVGHKVMLHGCTIGNRVLVGMGSILLDGVIVEDDVMIGAGSLVPQNKRLESGYLYLGSPVKQIRPLKEAEIEGLKYSANNYVKWKNDYLDQDNQTQP from the coding sequence ATGTCTGCAGTATTACGTCCTTATAAACATCTGTTCCCCCAAAAAGGCGATCGCGTGATGATCGATGCCACCAGCGTGGTCATTGGTGATGTCCGAATGGCCGATGACGTCAGTATCTGGCCACTCGTTGCGATCAGGGGAGACGTTAACTATGTGTCGATTGGTGCCCGTACCAATATTCAGGACGGTAGCGTTCTGCATGTCACCCACAAATCCTCCTATAACCCGCAGGGTAATCCCCTCATCATTGGAGAAGAGGTTACCGTCGGTCATAAAGTGATGCTTCACGGCTGCACTATCGGTAATCGGGTGCTTGTTGGCATGGGATCGATTTTGCTGGATGGCGTCATAGTAGAAGATGACGTAATGATTGGGGCCGGTAGCCTGGTCCCGCAGAACAAACGTCTGGAGAGCGGCTATCTCTATCTGGGAAGCCCGGTAAAACAGATCCGCCCCCTGAAGGAGGCAGAGATCGAAGGACTGAAGTACTCAGCGAACAACTACGTAAAATGGAAGAATGACTATTTGGATCAGGACAACCAAACCCAGCCCTGA
- a CDS encoding DUF1488 domain-containing protein, producing the protein MNQAIHFPDRENWDESKQAVCFPVLVQGMQLTCAIHGETLLRRFGGSDPIDIFCENRWDLEEEASDLIRDQQEDDQGWVWLS; encoded by the coding sequence GTGAATCAGGCTATTCATTTCCCGGACAGAGAGAACTGGGATGAGAGTAAACAAGCGGTCTGTTTCCCGGTGCTGGTGCAGGGTATGCAATTGACCTGCGCCATTCATGGGGAAACGCTGTTGCGTCGCTTTGGCGGTTCAGATCCTATAGACATATTTTGCGAAAATCGCTGGGATCTGGAAGAGGAAGCCAGCGATTTAATTCGCGATCAGCAGGAAGACGATCAGGGCTGGGTTTGGTTGTCCTGA
- the aroE gene encoding shikimate dehydrogenase, with amino-acid sequence METYAVFGNPIAHSKSPLIHQQFAKQLQINHPYGRVLAPVDAFIPTLEAFFAAGGQGANVTVPFKEEAFERADELTERASLAGAVNTLKRLEDGRLLGDNTDGIGLLSDLERLSFIKPGFRVLLIGAGGASRGVLLPLLSLDCAVTITNRTFSRAEALAALFAHTGSVSAAAPGDLAGREFDLVINATSSGINGEIPAIPASLVSPHIYFYDMFYQKGKTPFLNWCEQHGAKQLADGLGMLVGQAAHAVLLWHGVLPAVEPVIEKLKQELSA; translated from the coding sequence ATGGAAACCTATGCTGTTTTTGGTAATCCGATTGCGCACAGCAAGTCACCGCTGATCCATCAGCAATTTGCGAAGCAGCTGCAGATTAATCATCCTTATGGTCGTGTACTTGCACCGGTGGATGCATTTATTCCAACGCTGGAGGCTTTTTTCGCCGCCGGCGGTCAAGGCGCTAATGTGACGGTCCCTTTTAAAGAAGAAGCCTTCGAACGTGCGGATGAGCTTACCGAGCGTGCTTCGCTGGCTGGTGCAGTAAATACCCTGAAACGGCTTGAAGATGGACGCCTTCTGGGTGACAACACCGACGGAATCGGTTTGCTGAGCGATCTGGAACGACTGTCGTTTATTAAACCCGGTTTCCGGGTCCTGCTGATTGGTGCGGGTGGCGCATCGCGGGGAGTACTGTTGCCTCTGCTTTCTCTGGACTGTGCGGTGACCATTACCAACCGAACCTTTTCCCGGGCAGAAGCGCTGGCGGCGTTGTTTGCGCATACTGGCAGCGTAAGTGCGGCAGCGCCTGGCGATCTTGCCGGGCGTGAATTTGATCTGGTCATTAATGCCACCTCCAGCGGCATTAATGGAGAGATCCCGGCAATCCCCGCTTCTCTGGTAAGCCCTCATATATACTTCTATGACATGTTTTATCAGAAAGGGAAGACGCCTTTCCTTAACTGGTGTGAACAACACGGTGCGAAACAGCTAGCTGATGGACTGGGGATGCTGGTGGGTCAGGCTGCGCATGCGGTGCTGCTCTGGCATGGCGTGTTGCCTGCAGTCGAACCGGTTATTGAAAAGTTAAAGCAGGAGCTTTCGGCGTGA
- the tsaC gene encoding L-threonylcarbamoyladenylate synthase type 1 TsaC translates to MNNNLPSGSIAHAVDVLKNEEVIAYPTEAVFGVGCDPDSETAVSRLLALKQRPVEKGLILIAANYEQLKPYIDDSMLTPAQRETIFSAWPGPVTFVFPAQPTTPRWLTGRFDSLAVRVTDHPLVIELCLAFGKPLVSTSANLTGLPPCRTTEEVLAQFGNDFPVAVGETGGRLNPSEIRDALTGERFRQG, encoded by the coding sequence GTGAATAATAACCTGCCATCAGGCTCCATTGCGCATGCAGTGGACGTACTGAAAAATGAAGAAGTCATCGCCTATCCAACTGAAGCTGTTTTTGGGGTCGGTTGCGATCCTGACAGCGAGACGGCTGTGAGCCGTCTGCTTGCCTTGAAACAAAGACCCGTCGAGAAAGGGCTGATTTTGATAGCTGCGAATTACGAGCAGCTTAAGCCCTACATCGATGACTCTATGCTGACGCCGGCGCAGCGCGAGACTATTTTTTCCGCATGGCCCGGGCCAGTGACCTTTGTTTTCCCGGCACAGCCGACAACGCCACGCTGGTTGACCGGACGCTTTGATTCCCTTGCCGTTCGCGTAACTGACCACCCGCTGGTAATAGAGCTTTGTCTGGCATTTGGTAAACCGCTGGTCTCAACCAGCGCCAACCTGACCGGATTGCCACCTTGTCGTACAACCGAAGAAGTGCTGGCACAGTTCGGGAACGACTTCCCGGTTGCTGTTGGAGAGACGGGAGGGCGCCTGAATCCGTCTGAAATTCGCGACGCTTTGACCGGCGAACGTTTTCGCCAGGGGTAA
- a CDS encoding DUF494 domain-containing protein, whose product MFDVLMYLFETYIHNEAEMRVDQDKLTQDLTDAGFEREDIYNALMWLEKLADYQEGLAEPMQLASDPLSVRIYTAEECERLDASCRGFILFLEQIQVLNLETREMVIERVMALDTAEFELEDLKWVILMVLFNIPGCENAYQQMEELLFEVNEGMLH is encoded by the coding sequence ATGTTCGACGTACTGATGTATTTGTTTGAGACTTACATCCATAACGAAGCAGAAATGCGAGTGGATCAGGACAAATTGACACAGGATCTTACCGATGCGGGGTTTGAGCGGGAAGATATCTATAACGCGTTGATGTGGCTGGAAAAGCTGGCTGATTATCAGGAAGGCCTCGCCGAGCCGATGCAGCTTGCTTCTGACCCATTGTCAGTACGCATTTATACCGCTGAAGAGTGTGAAAGGCTGGATGCCAGCTGCCGGGGATTCATCTTATTCCTTGAGCAGATTCAGGTGCTAAACCTCGAAACGAGAGAAATGGTGATAGAGCGCGTCATGGCGCTGGATACGGCAGAATTTGAACTGGAAGATCTCAAATGGGTGATTCTGATGGTTCTGTTTAATATCCCGGGCTGTGAAAATGCCTATCAGCAAATGGAAGAATTACTCTTTGAAGTGAATGAAGGTATGCTGCACTAA
- the dprA gene encoding DNA-protecting protein DprA, with translation MTSIEIWLRLIHTGSLCGDGMLEAAVQLQKHENLDVPVVKSAGLTAKQVERFFAPDESELERSLAWLEQPGNHLLTANHPLYPPLLRAIPDYPGALFVKGNPETLNAVQLAVVGSRAPSWYGERWGKILCEQLSQCGFTITSGLACGIDGVAHSAALSAKGRSVAVLGNGLFSIYPRRHQALAMQLIEADGAIVSEFPLSAQPRPANFPRRNRIISGLSQGVLVVEAAVRSGSLVTARCALDQGREVFALPGPIGNPGCEGPHWLIKQGATPVTEVRDILENLQYGLQCLQEDPEKRHYSSDQGKVALPFPKLLANVGDEVTPVDVVAERAGQPVPVTVAQLLELELAGWIAAVPGGYVRLRRACHVRRTDVFV, from the coding sequence ATGACGTCTATCGAGATATGGCTACGGCTAATACACACAGGTTCACTATGTGGCGATGGAATGCTGGAAGCGGCTGTGCAACTGCAGAAGCATGAAAACCTCGACGTGCCTGTCGTCAAAAGCGCCGGTCTGACAGCAAAACAGGTTGAACGGTTCTTTGCCCCAGATGAAAGTGAGCTGGAGCGTAGTCTGGCGTGGCTTGAGCAGCCGGGAAATCATTTATTGACGGCAAACCATCCACTTTATCCTCCTTTACTTCGAGCAATTCCTGATTATCCCGGGGCGTTATTCGTAAAAGGTAACCCTGAAACCCTTAATGCTGTCCAACTGGCGGTAGTAGGCAGCCGTGCACCGTCATGGTATGGAGAGCGATGGGGAAAAATTCTGTGCGAACAACTTTCGCAATGTGGTTTCACGATCACCAGTGGGCTGGCCTGCGGTATTGACGGTGTTGCCCATAGTGCAGCGCTATCAGCAAAAGGGCGTAGCGTGGCCGTACTGGGGAACGGCCTGTTTAGCATTTATCCCCGTCGGCACCAGGCGCTGGCTATGCAATTAATCGAAGCTGACGGGGCGATAGTGTCTGAGTTTCCCCTTTCGGCGCAGCCCCGACCGGCAAACTTTCCGCGTCGTAACCGAATCATCAGCGGGCTTAGCCAGGGAGTATTGGTCGTTGAAGCGGCAGTGCGAAGCGGTTCGCTGGTCACGGCACGATGCGCGCTCGATCAGGGCAGGGAGGTTTTCGCCTTACCCGGCCCGATAGGTAACCCGGGGTGCGAAGGACCACACTGGCTGATAAAGCAGGGGGCGACGCCGGTAACAGAAGTGCGGGACATTCTTGAAAATTTGCAATATGGCTTGCAATGTCTGCAGGAAGATCCCGAAAAGCGACATTATTCATCAGATCAGGGAAAGGTGGCATTGCCATTTCCCAAGCTCCTGGCTAACGTAGGAGATGAGGTAACACCTGTTGACGTTGTCGCTGAACGTGCCGGCCAACCTGTGCCAGTAACGGTAGCACAGCTACTCGAACTGGAGTTAGCAGGGTGGATCGCAGCTGTACCCGGCGGCTATGTCCGATTAAGGAGGGCATGCCATGTTCGACGTACTGATGTATTTGTTTGA
- the def gene encoding peptide deformylase — protein MAVLQVLHIPDERLRIVAEPVKEVNAEIQRIVDDMFDTMYAEEGIGLAATQVDIHKRIIVIDVSENRDERLVLINPELLEKSGETGIEEGCLSIPEQRALVPRAEKVKIRALDRDGDPFELEADDLLAICIQHEMDHLVGKLFIDYLSPLKQQRIRQKVEKLDRLRSRA, from the coding sequence ATGGCAGTTTTGCAAGTGTTACATATTCCGGACGAGCGCCTTCGCATCGTCGCTGAACCGGTCAAAGAAGTGAATGCAGAAATCCAGCGTATCGTTGATGATATGTTCGATACCATGTACGCCGAAGAAGGCATTGGTCTGGCGGCGACGCAGGTGGACATTCACAAACGTATTATCGTGATCGACGTTTCCGAAAATCGCGATGAGCGTCTGGTGCTGATCAACCCTGAATTGCTTGAAAAGAGCGGTGAAACGGGCATTGAGGAAGGCTGCCTGTCCATTCCTGAACAACGCGCTTTGGTGCCACGTGCCGAAAAAGTGAAAATCCGCGCTTTGGATCGTGACGGTGACCCGTTCGAACTGGAAGCAGATGACCTGCTGGCAATTTGCATTCAGCATGAGATGGATCACCTGGTCGGTAAGCTGTTTATCGATTACCTCTCGCCGTTGAAGCAACAGCGTATTCGTCAAAAAGTAGAGAAACTGGATCGTTTGCGCTCTCGCGCATAA
- the fmt gene encoding methionyl-tRNA formyltransferase → MSKTLRIIFAGTPDFAARHLDALLSSGHQVVGVFTQPDRPAGRGKKMMPSPVKVLAEEHGLPVFQPASLRPQENQQLVAELNADVMVVVAYGLILPKAVLDMPRLGCINVHGSLLPRWRGAAPIQRSLWAGDAETGVTIMKMDVGLDTGDMLHKLACPITADDTSATLYDKLAGLGPQGLIETLQQLADNTAKPEVQDEALVTYAEKLSKEEARIDWSLSAAQLERCIRAFNPWPMSWMEIDEQPVKVWKASVINGNTAAEPGTIIDASKNGIQVATAEGILNLESLQPAGKKAMSAQDLLNSRREWFIPGNRLA, encoded by the coding sequence GTGTCTAAAACACTACGTATTATCTTCGCGGGAACCCCTGATTTTGCAGCGCGTCATCTTGACGCGCTGTTATCTTCTGGTCACCAGGTTGTTGGCGTCTTTACCCAGCCGGACCGTCCGGCTGGCCGCGGTAAAAAAATGATGCCCAGCCCGGTAAAGGTGCTGGCAGAAGAGCATGGGCTTCCCGTTTTTCAGCCCGCATCCTTACGCCCTCAGGAAAATCAGCAGCTGGTCGCTGAGCTGAATGCCGACGTAATGGTCGTAGTGGCTTACGGTTTAATTCTGCCGAAAGCGGTGCTTGATATGCCTCGTCTGGGTTGTATCAACGTGCATGGCTCACTGCTCCCACGCTGGCGTGGTGCGGCACCTATCCAGCGCTCCCTGTGGGCGGGGGATGCAGAAACCGGCGTCACAATCATGAAGATGGACGTAGGTTTAGACACCGGCGACATGCTGCATAAACTGGCGTGCCCTATTACTGCAGACGATACCAGCGCTACGCTGTATGACAAACTAGCAGGCCTCGGTCCGCAAGGGCTTATCGAGACGCTGCAGCAGCTTGCTGACAATACGGCAAAACCTGAGGTTCAGGATGAGGCGCTGGTGACGTATGCTGAAAAACTGAGTAAAGAAGAAGCCCGGATCGACTGGTCCTTGTCTGCCGCTCAACTTGAACGCTGCATCCGCGCCTTTAATCCGTGGCCGATGAGCTGGATGGAGATTGATGAGCAGCCAGTGAAAGTCTGGAAAGCGTCAGTCATTAACGGCAATACGGCTGCTGAACCCGGCACGATTATCGACGCCAGCAAGAACGGTATCCAGGTTGCGACTGCAGAAGGGATTCTGAATCTTGAATCGCTGCAACCGGCCGGGAAGAAAGCCATGAGCGCTCAGGATCTTTTAAATTCCCGTCGCGAATGGTTTATCCCGGGCAATCGCCTTGCCTGA